The following are from one region of the Amylibacter sp. IMCC11727 genome:
- a CDS encoding L,D-transpeptidase, translating into MSDAFKITRRAFASTALASTAVGGAALAQQTNDPALFEQLKKENISNPETGAVKRNISGFSNKDWRPYFSNTKNGVILVDTLSRALHFWSEDQSVYKLYPTSVPETPELTRTGRTKITRLRVGPDWRPTPNMLKRNPDWPKYIPPGPDNPLGTHAMYLTWKYYRIHGTHDTRKIGRRSSNGCIGLFNEHIEELFNLSKVGTQVLLI; encoded by the coding sequence ATGTCAGACGCTTTTAAAATCACCCGCCGCGCTTTTGCCAGCACTGCTCTTGCCAGCACTGCCGTGGGCGGCGCTGCTCTTGCACAGCAAACCAACGACCCAGCGTTGTTCGAACAGCTCAAAAAAGAAAATATTTCAAACCCCGAAACAGGTGCGGTGAAACGCAACATTTCTGGATTTTCCAACAAAGACTGGCGCCCCTATTTTTCCAACACGAAAAATGGCGTTATTCTTGTGGATACCCTCAGCCGCGCACTGCATTTCTGGTCCGAAGACCAATCTGTGTACAAACTTTACCCCACATCTGTGCCAGAAACGCCTGAACTAACACGGACAGGCCGTACAAAGATCACGCGCCTGCGCGTTGGTCCAGACTGGCGTCCAACGCCTAATATGCTCAAACGCAACCCAGATTGGCCAAAATACATCCCACCAGGCCCAGACAATCCGCTTGGGACGCATGCGATGTACCTGACATGGAAATATTACCGCATTCACGGCACCCATGACACACGCAAAATCGGTCGCAGATCGTCAAACGGCTGCATCGGTTTGTTCAATGAACACATCGAAGAACTGTTCAACCTCAGCAAGGTCGGGACACAAGTGTTGCTAATTTGA
- a CDS encoding CAP domain-containing protein, with protein sequence MLRVVLTVLSVLFVVSACTTEPTDPNQRKVFRIKAGDVSKIQFRHLDTVNALRQARGLNPLQLSSQLTAAAKTHALDISRQNRPWHFGSDGSNPIQRVERTGYAGSMLSENLSETFENDLETLEAWMRDPVTRAGILHPAAQNVGFSWHQESNGKIWWVQVIGS encoded by the coding sequence ATGTTACGCGTTGTTCTTACGGTTCTGTCCGTTTTGTTTGTTGTTTCCGCTTGTACGACGGAGCCGACCGATCCGAATCAGCGCAAGGTGTTCCGCATCAAGGCTGGTGACGTTTCAAAAATTCAGTTCCGTCATTTGGACACAGTGAATGCGCTGCGTCAGGCCCGTGGATTAAATCCGTTGCAGTTGTCATCGCAATTGACGGCGGCGGCGAAAACCCATGCGCTGGATATTTCCCGTCAAAACCGTCCGTGGCATTTTGGGTCGGATGGATCAAACCCGATCCAACGGGTGGAACGCACGGGGTATGCGGGCAGCATGTTGTCTGAGAACCTGTCCGAAACATTTGAAAACGATCTGGAAACACTGGAAGCGTGGATGCGCGATCCTGTCACGCGGGCGGGAATTTTGCACCCAGCCGCGCAGAACGTCGGCTTTAGCTGGCATCAGGAAAGCAACGGTAAAATCTGGTGGGTGCAGGTGATCGGGTCCTGA
- a CDS encoding L,D-transpeptidase family protein encodes MRYLMMILATFALLSCGKPSKFKTYNGPEVTQVLVDKTARKMWLLHGTKALKEYDVDLGFAPKGHKFKEGDGRTPEGVYRIDRRNPNSAFHLSIGISYPNNADRAKARAAGVSPGGDIFIHGGPVLFADKNKADWTAGCISVTNKEMEEIYAMVKDGTPILIKP; translated from the coding sequence ATGCGCTATCTAATGATGATTCTGGCAACTTTCGCGCTGTTGTCTTGTGGCAAACCGTCGAAGTTCAAAACCTACAATGGCCCCGAGGTCACGCAGGTTTTGGTCGATAAAACCGCCCGCAAAATGTGGTTGCTGCACGGCACCAAAGCGTTGAAAGAATATGATGTGGACCTCGGCTTTGCCCCAAAGGGCCACAAATTCAAAGAAGGTGACGGCCGCACCCCCGAAGGCGTGTATCGCATTGATCGGCGCAATCCGAACTCTGCTTTCCACCTGTCCATCGGCATCAGCTATCCCAACAACGCCGATCGCGCCAAAGCCCGCGCCGCAGGCGTATCCCCTGGCGGCGATATCTTCATCCACGGCGGACCGGTGCTCTTTGCCGATAAAAACAAGGCAGATTGGACAGCAGGTTGTATTTCCGTGACCAACAAGGAAATGGAAGAAATCTACGCCATGGTCAAAGACGGCACACCGATCCTGATCAAACCGTAA
- the rlmN gene encoding 23S rRNA (adenine(2503)-C(2))-methyltransferase RlmN produces MTTPTAITPNVLTIPRKQDGDALPNLIGLTRDQLTDALQNVGIKEKQIKMRHAQIWQWMYVKGVQSFDEMTNLSKDIRANLAAQFQLSRPEIVTKQVSTDGTRKYLLRIQGGHEVEAVYIPETDRGTLCVSSQVGCTLTCSFCHTGTQKLVRNLTAAEIVGQIMVARDDLNEWDLEPGDKRLVSNIVLMGMGEPLYNTDNVRDAMKIAMDNEGIALSRRRITLSTSGIVPEIYRVGEEIGCMLAISFHATTDDVRDKLVPINRKHKIAELLQACRDFPRLSNAERITFEYVMLKDVNDSDEDAHRLVELIKGIPAKINLIPFNPWPGAPYERSSNNRIHRFADIVNAAGYSSPVRKPRGEDIMAACGQLKSATERARKSRAEMERGIEGL; encoded by the coding sequence ATGACCACACCCACAGCGATCACACCAAACGTTCTGACCATCCCACGCAAACAGGATGGTGATGCTTTGCCAAATCTCATCGGTTTGACCCGCGATCAACTGACGGACGCGTTGCAAAACGTTGGAATCAAAGAAAAACAGATCAAAATGCGCCACGCGCAAATCTGGCAGTGGATGTACGTAAAAGGTGTGCAATCCTTTGACGAAATGACGAACCTGTCCAAAGACATTCGCGCAAATTTGGCTGCACAATTCCAATTGTCACGCCCTGAAATCGTCACGAAACAAGTTTCGACCGATGGCACGCGCAAATACCTGTTGCGCATTCAAGGCGGACACGAAGTCGAAGCCGTCTACATCCCTGAAACAGATCGCGGCACGCTCTGTGTCTCTTCCCAAGTGGGCTGCACGCTGACCTGCTCTTTCTGTCACACAGGCACCCAGAAACTCGTCCGCAACCTCACAGCTGCTGAAATCGTCGGCCAAATCATGGTGGCCCGCGACGATCTTAATGAATGGGATTTGGAACCCGGCGACAAACGGCTCGTCTCCAACATTGTGCTGATGGGCATGGGCGAACCGCTCTACAACACCGACAACGTGCGCGACGCCATGAAAATCGCCATGGACAACGAAGGCATCGCTCTCTCGCGCCGTCGCATCACCCTATCCACGTCTGGCATCGTGCCCGAGATTTACCGCGTCGGCGAAGAAATCGGCTGTATGCTCGCCATTTCCTTCCACGCCACCACGGATGACGTGCGCGACAAACTTGTGCCCATCAACCGCAAACACAAAATCGCCGAACTGTTGCAAGCCTGTCGCGATTTCCCACGCCTTTCAAACGCCGAACGCATCACATTTGAATATGTCATGCTCAAAGACGTGAACGACAGCGACGAAGACGCCCATCGCCTTGTGGAATTGATCAAAGGCATTCCAGCCAAGATCAACCTCATCCCGTTCAACCCTTGGCCGGGCGCACCTTATGAACGCTCATCCAACAACCGCATCCACCGCTTTGCCGATATTGTGAATGCCGCGGGGTATTCTTCCCCTGTACGCAAACCCCGTGGTGAGGATATCATGGCCGCATGCGGACAACTCAAAAGCGCGACAGAACGCGCCCGCAAATCACGCGCCGAAATGGAACGCGGCATCGAGGGACTATAA